A single genomic interval of Asterias amurensis chromosome 1, ASM3211899v1 harbors:
- the LOC139937565 gene encoding prostaglandin reductase 2-like produces the protein MALINRRVILCQRPGVKGKPTVDNFHTEDCEYPTDIEEGHLLVKTLFLSVDPYMRICMNADTGTQHLHPWKLGHTISGGGVGIVTKSRCDMFVAGDIVYKDFNWPWQLHASVPAAQTNKIDTSVTNNHHSLALGALGMPGLTSLIGIRERAQLKAGTNQTFVVSAAAGACGSLAGQIARLDGCGTVVGICGTEGKCRFLIDDLGFDAAINYKTDDIAARLRECCPAGIDVYFDNVGGEISNHVIRQMNDDSRIVPCGQISQYSIDIRCPLEKSIRDILKNRRIDREVFASYNYNSLFKEGIAQLAKWVQEGKLKTRETVVEGLENCGAAFVGMMNGNNIGKQVVHVANP, from the exons ATGGCACTCATCAATCGCCGTGTAATTCTGTGTCAGCGTCCAG gGGTGAAGGGAAAGCCAACAGTAGACAATTTCCACACGGAAGATTGTGAATATCCCACAGATATTGAAGAGGGACACCTCTTAGTCAAGACATTATTTCTCTCCGTCGATCCATACATG AGAATATGTATGAATGCTGACACTGGCACGCAGCACTTACATCCATGGAAACTGGGTCACACCATATCGGGAGGAGGGGTCGGCATTGTCACAAAGAGCAGATGTGACATGTTTGTTGCCGGCGATATCGTATACAAAGATTTCAATTGGCCATGGCAACTTCACGCTTCGGTTCCAGCTGCTCAAACCAACAAG ATTGACACATCCGTCACCAACAATCACCATTCACTGGCGCTTGGCGCCCTTGGCATGCCTGGATTAACATCACTAATCGGAATCAGGGAGAGGGCCCAGCTCAAGGCAGGGACCAATCAGACGTTTGTCGTCAGTGCGGCTGCAGGGGCGTGCGGGTCACTAGCGGGTCAA ATTGCAAGGTTAGATGGATGTGGTACAGTGGTAGGCATCTGTGGTACAGAAGGAAAGTGTAGGTTTCTAATCGATGACCTTGGATTTGACGCAGCAATAAACTACAAAACAGATGACATTGCGGCCAGGCTAAGGGAGTGCTGTCCAGCTGGTATAGATGTCTACTTTGATAATGTTGGTGGTGAAATCAGCAATCATGTCATTAGGCAG ATGAACGATGACAGTCGTATCGTTCCTTGCGGCCAAATCTCACAGTACAGCATCGACATCAGGTGTCCTCTGGAAAAAAGCATCCGGGATATTCTTAAGAATAGACGGATCGACAGAGAAGTCTTTGCATCTTATAACTACAATAGCCTCTTCAAAGAGGGGATAGCTCAACTTGCCAAATGGGTTCAAGAAGGAAAACTTAAG ACAAGAGAAACGGTGGTAGAGGGTCTTGAGAACTGTGGTGCTGCCTTTGTTGGAATGATGAACGGGAACAATATAGGGAAGCAGGTAGTTCATGTCGCCAACCCTTGA